In Populus alba chromosome 1, ASM523922v2, whole genome shotgun sequence, a single window of DNA contains:
- the LOC118055445 gene encoding reticulon-like protein B11, with product MGESVTPRRISVHQALGGGPVADVLLWKRWYASVGVLVSATTLWILFEKAGYNLLSFVANVLFLLVVILFFWAKSASLLNRPFPPLPNLEIPEEIVAMAAGIIHVYANYALSIAREIVIDKNFKVFLQVVSGFCVASYIGSLCNFLTLVYIGVLLSLSVPLVYDKYQHHIDEKLCLAHKIIQEQYKKIDDAILKKIPLPSNKEKKTQ from the exons ATGGGCGAGTCCGTCACCCCTCGTCGCATCTCCGTACATCAAGCTCTCGGCGGCGGCCCAG TGGCTGATGTGTTATTATGGAAGAGATGGTACGCAAGCGTCGGTGTTTTAGTGTCTGCAACAACTCTTTGGATCTTATTTGAGAAAGCTGGTTACAATTTGTTATCGTTTGTGGCTAACGTGTTGTTCCTTCTTGTTGTTATTCTCTTCTTTTGGGCTAAATCTGCTTCGCTTCTcaatcg GCCATTCCCTCCACTTCCAAATTTGGAAATTCCCGAGGAGATTGTTGCCATGGCAGCTGGTATTATTCACGTGTATGCCAATTATGCATTGTCGATTGCGCGTGAAATCGTGATCGATAAGAATTTCAAGGTTTTCCTCCAG GTTGTTTCTGGTTTCTGTGTAGCATCTTATATTGGTAGTCTCTGCAACTTCCTAACTCTTGTCTACATTG GGGTTCTTCTTAGTCTTTCAGTTCCTTTGGTATATGACAAGTACCAGCACCACATTGATGAAAAGCTTTGTTTAGCccataaaataattcaagaacAGTATAAGAAAATTGATGATGCCATCTTGAAGAAGATTCCATTACCatcaaacaaggaaaagaagacacAGTAG
- the LOC118055444 gene encoding protein TIC 21, chloroplastic has product MQTLLMPAVRSGTAASMAAVPTPPLIHREKHLPFLRPPNSILIFHKSTQPLPSFSYISSLSSYDHLRNRKPKKLFTQTNASNATAPAFNSQNDEAERAKLAQVAKRLENTSRYFKRLGSLGFWGQLICSTVAAVILSFSVVFTGKITSPPTFYATLGGIAAAFISVFWSFGYIRLSEKLRKTVNDPSKAPPRADVVKSLKNGIILNLLGMGAAILGMQATVGLLVAKALTSSANPYYQQISPGYSPVLALDVFLVQASANTILSHFLGLVFSSELLRSVTLPPSENIPVFKVA; this is encoded by the exons ATGCAAACGCTACTCATGCCGGCAGTTCGCTCCGGCACGGCGGCATCCATGGCGGCGGTTCCAACGCCTCCCCTTATCCACCGTGAAAAACACCTACCTTTCCTCCGTCCTCCAAACTCCATCCTAATCTTTCACAAATCCACACAACCTCTCCCATCATTCTCTTACATTAGCTCATTATCTAGTTATGATCATCTTAGGaacagaaaaccaaaaaaattatttacccAAACAAACGCTTCTAATGCCACTGCTCCTGCTTTCAATTCCCAAAACGACGAGGCAGAAAGGGCAAAACTCGCTCAG GTAGCTAAGAGATTAGAGAATACATCAAGGTATTTTAAGCGGTTGGGTAGTTTAGGATTTTGGGGGCAGCTAATATGTAGTACAGTGGCAGCTGTgattctttccttttctgtgGTTTTCACTGGGAAGATCACTTCGCCTCCCACTTTTTATGCTACTCTTGGTGGCATTGCAGCTGCATTCATTTCTGTTTTCTGGTCATTTGGGTACATTCGGCTTTCTGAGAAGCTCCGAAAAACTGTCAATGATCCTTCCAAG GCACCTCCTCGTGCTGATGTTGTGAAAAGCTTGAAAAATGGCATAATACTGAATTTGTTGGGAATGGGTGCTGCCATTCTTGGGATGCAAGCCACGGTTGGATTGTTGGTTGCGAAGGCCCTAACTTCTTCTGCAAATCCTTATTACCAGCAAATCTCTCCTGGTTACAGTCCAGTTCTTGCATTAGATGTGTTTTTGGTGCAG GCATCAGCGAACACCATCCTTTCTCATTTCCTGGGGCTTGTATTCTCCTCGGAACTTTTACGCTCAGTGACACTACCACCATCAGAAAATATTCCAGTCTTTAAGGTGGCATAA